In a genomic window of Vigna angularis cultivar LongXiaoDou No.4 chromosome 6, ASM1680809v1, whole genome shotgun sequence:
- the LOC108342469 gene encoding 15.4 kDa class V heat shock protein, whose amino-acid sequence MEFPASHSLPWQYCISSHLLFPYNFTPQNYVHWTETPQSHIFSADIPGVRKEELRVEVEDSRYLIIRTEAVDESTEPARKFERKFRLPGRVDLDGISARYEDGVLTVTVPRSIRRGFYIDPADVSENLEVLAKAA is encoded by the exons ATGGAATTCCCAGCATCTCACTCCCTTCCCTGGCAATACTGCATCTCTTCTCACCTTCTCTTTCCCTACAATTTCACCCCTCAAAACTATGTCCACTGGACAGAAACCCCTCAGTCTCACATTTTTTCAGCTGACATCCCTG GTGTGAGAAAAGAGGAGCTGAGAGTGGAGGTTGAGGATTCAAGGTACCTCATAATCAGAACTGAAGCAGTGGATGAATCCACAGAACCTGCAAGGAAGTTTGAGAGGAAGTTTAGGCTACCTGGGAGGGTTGATCTCGATGGCATCTCTGCTAGGTATGAAGATGGAGTTTTAACTGTTACAGTTCCGAGATCAATTAGAAGAGGTTTCTACATCGACCCTGCTGATGTGTCTGAGAATTTGGAAGTTCTAGCCAAAGCAGcttga